Proteins found in one Micrococcales bacterium genomic segment:
- the cysE gene encoding serine O-acetyltransferase, with translation MTSAQSTRPALSEQLSSLRHFHRIIREDLATAQRLDPAARTKIEVLLGYPGVHALWAHRLTHWMWQRPQLKLPARLISQLIRALTGVEIHPGATLGRRLFIDHGMGVVIGETTEVGDDVLLFHGVTLGGRSMVKGKRHPTLGNHVTVGAGAKVLGPLNIGDGVRIGANSVVVKDVAPGDVVVGVPGKVRRVRQGVAPGILEDPALWI, from the coding sequence ATGACCAGTGCACAATCGACCCGACCGGCCCTGAGCGAACAGCTCAGCTCCCTGCGCCACTTCCACAGGATCATCCGGGAAGACCTGGCGACCGCCCAACGCTTGGACCCGGCCGCCCGGACCAAGATCGAGGTTCTGTTGGGTTATCCAGGGGTCCACGCCCTTTGGGCCCACCGGCTGACCCATTGGATGTGGCAACGCCCGCAGCTCAAACTCCCGGCCCGGCTCATCAGCCAGCTAATCAGGGCACTGACAGGAGTCGAAATCCACCCGGGCGCCACCCTGGGCCGCCGGTTGTTCATTGACCACGGTATGGGCGTGGTAATCGGCGAAACCACCGAGGTGGGTGACGATGTGTTGTTGTTCCATGGCGTCACCTTGGGTGGCCGCTCTATGGTCAAGGGCAAGCGGCATCCCACTTTGGGTAACCATGTCACTGTTGGGGCCGGCGCCAAGGTGCTAGGACCTTTGAACATCGGGGACGGCGTTCGAATTGGCGCCAACTCGGTGGTGGTTAAAGATGTCGCGCCTGGCGATGTCGTAGTTGGCGTACCTGGAAAGGTCCGCCGCGTCCGCCAAGGCGTTGCCCCGGGCATACTCGAAGACCCAGCACTCTGGATCTGA